The following proteins are co-located in the Silene latifolia isolate original U9 population chromosome 1, ASM4854445v1, whole genome shotgun sequence genome:
- the LOC141644357 gene encoding uncharacterized protein LOC141644357: MLKANLVKMKRMMQRKRMMQMKTMMQMRRMNLAKVKRMTEMKRRRMIKKKKMKTTKRGVARMMKMHLMKMKTMMLMNMMHPGRVTKQLASQKMNLVKMTRQRPKVMHQASLKITQLVRQVKSHLLKVIEESI; this comes from the exons atgaagaggatgatgcagAGGAAAAGGATGATGCAGATGAAGACGATGATGCAGATGAGGAGGATGAATCTGGCAAAGGTCAAGaggatgacggagatgaagaggaggaggatgataaagaagaagaaaatgaagacgacAAAGAGGGGAGTGGCGAGGATGATGAAGATGCATCTGATGAAG ATGAAAACGATGATGCTGATGAATATGATGCATCCGGGCAGGGTGACAAAACAACTAGCGAGCCAGAAGATGAATCTGGTGAAG ATGACAAGGCAGAGGCCGAAGGTGATGCATCAGGCCAGCCTGAAGATAACCCAACTAGTGAGGCAGGTGAAGAGCCATCTCCTGAAGGTAATTGAGGAATCTATTTAA